The genomic region CGCCGCCATGCCGGCCAGCTTCTGTCCGACGCTCTCAATTCGTCCGTGCCGCAGATCTTTGACACCGTCCGCGACGGCGAGACCGAGCGTCGGGTGTTGAACACGGTGGAGACGGAAGCCGCCAAAGAAAAGCTCGCCAAGATCAAAACGGCTTTTCAGTCGTGGATCTGGTCCGATCCGGATCGCACCGACCGGCTGGCACGGGTCTATAACGACACCTTCAACAATATCGTGCCTCGAGCCTTCAACGGCGATCATCTCCAGCTTCCCGGCGCCTCAGGCGCCTTTTCTCTTTATGGGCATCAGAAACGCGGCATCTGGAGGATTATCTCCGCCGGCGCCACTTATCTTGCCCACGCCGTCGGTGCTGGAAAGACGCTGACCATGGCGGCTGCGATCATGGAGCAGCGGCGGCTGGGTCTGATCGCCAAGGCGATGCTTGTCGTGCCCGGCCATTGCCTGGCCCAGGCCGCACGGGAGTTTCTCGCTCTTTATCCGAACGCCCGCATCCTCGTCGCCGACGAAACGAACTTCGTCAGGGAGAAGCGCCATCGCTTCCTGTCGCGGGCTGCCACCGCCAACTGGGACGCCATCATCATCACCCATTCGGCGTTTCGGTTCATCTCCGTGCCATCGGCCTTTGAAGCACAGATGATCCAGGATGAGCTTGAACTCTACGAAGAGCTGCTGACCAAGGTCGAACGCGACGACCGGCTATCGCGCAAGCGCATCGAACGCATGAAGGAAGGTCACAAGGAACGGCTCGAAGCGCTGGCGACGCGAAAGGATGACCTGCTCACGATCTCCGAGCTTGGGATCGACCAGATCATCGTCGACGAGGCGCAGGAATTCCGCAAGCTGTCGTTCGCCACCAACATGTCGACCCTGCGCGGTATCGATCCGAACGGTTCGCAGCGCACCTGGGACCTGTTCGTCAAATCCCGGTTCATCGAGTCGAAAAATCCGCGCAGGGCGCTGGTGCTGGCGTCGGGCACGCCGATCACCAACACGCTGGGCGAGATGTTCTCGGTGCAGCGGATGATGGATCCCGCTGCATTGTCGGAACGTGGTCTGCACGAGTTCGACGCCTGGGCCTCGACCTTCGGCGATACCTCGACGGAACTCGAATTGCAGCCCTCGGGTAAATACAAGCCGGTCACGCGCTTCAGCCAGTTCGTCAATGTGCCGGAACTGATTGCCATGTTCCGCTCCTTCGCCGACGTCGTGCTGCCGGTCGATCTCAGGACCTATGTAAAGGTTCCCGATGTCTCTGGCGGCAAGCGCCAGATCGTCACCGCCGAGCCGACGGCCGCTTTCAAGTCCTACCAGAAACAGCTGGACGCGCGGATCAAGGCGATCGAGATGCGCGATGGCCCGGCCAAGCCCGGCGATGACATCCTGCTCTCGGTAATCACCGACGGTCGGCACGCTGCCATTGATCTGCGCCTCGTCGATCAGGCAATGGGCAATGAGGCCGTCAACAAGCTGAACGCTCTGGTCCAGAACACCCACCGGATCTGGCAGGAAACGGGAGAGGCAGAGTATCGTCGCAAAGACGGCAAGCCGTTCGACCGGCCGGGCGCCGGCCAACTGATCTTCTCCGATCTCGGCACGATCAATGTCGAGGCCACGCGCGGCTTTTCTGCCTACCGATGGATCCGCGATGAGCTCGTCCGCCTTGGCGTGCCGGCTTCCGAAATCGCTTTCATGCAGGACTACAAGAAGTCGGACGCCAAGCAGCGGCTGTTCAACGACTTCAATGCCGGCAAGGTTCGCGTGCTGATCGGCTCGTCCGAAACCATGGGGACCGGCGTCAATGTACAGGCCCGGCTGAGGGCGCTGCACCATCTCGACGTGCCTTGGCTGCCCTCGCAGATCGAGCAGCGCGAAGGCCGCATTATTCGCCAGGGCAATCAGCATGACGAAGTCGATGTGTTCGCCTATGCGACGCTCGGGAGTCTCGACGCCACCATGTGGCAGAACAATGAGCGCAAGGCCCGCTTCATCGCGGCGGCACTGTCCGGCGACACTAGCGTCCGCCGGCTGGAGGACATGGGCGAGGGGCAGGCCAACCAATTCGCCATGGCCAAGGCCATCGCGTCCGGCGACGAGCGGCTGATGCAGAAGGCGGGACTGGAGGCCGAGATTGCCCGTCTCGATCGACTGCGTGCCGCCCATATCGACGATCAGCATGCGATCCGGCGCCAGATCCGCGATGCCGAACGGGATATCGAGTTTTCCAGCCGCCGCATTGGAGACGTGGGCAAGGACATCGACCGTCTGGCCCCGACCGCGGGCGATGCATTCGTGATGCAGGTCGGAAGTGCGGAGTTCGACGAGCGCAAACTTGCTGGACGCGGGCTGATGAAGGAAATCCTGACCCTGGTTCAGCTACAGCAGGAGAAGGAGATGATCATTGCCACGATCGGCGGCTTCGAGCTCGCCTATCATGGCGAGCGGTTCGGCCATGACGGTTATCGCTACGACACGCTGCTTCAACGTACAGGTGGTGACTACGAGATCGCCCTGGCCGTCACCACGACGCCCATCGGTGCCATCTCCCGGCTCGAGCACGCGCTTGGCGGTTTTGAACAGGAACAAGAAAGCCATCGCATTCGCCTCGCCGATGCGAAACGTCGCCTCGCCTCCTACACGCCGCGTCTGGGTGAAAGCTTCTCATTCGAAGCGGAGCTCGAACTCAAGCTGAGCCAACTGGACGAGATCGAACGGGATCTGGCGGCAACCGCGGACGAACCAGAGGAGGATCGCCAGGAAGCTGCGTAAACAGCGGCCTATCCACCGTCACTTGAAACAGGGTCGGACGATACACATCTATCGGTCATCACCCGTTTCGATAGTTTCCTGCAGTGGCGATTGCCGCGCGTTTGAAACTGTCCGGGTTGGAAGGGCGCTCCCCGAAAGGGTCGAGCGCCCTTTCGTTTTGGCACCTTCGGAAGCTACACGCCGAGTTTGTAGATCGCTGCGTTGTCCTGCAGCTCCCGCAGGCCCTTGTACGAGGCGTGCCGCAACTTGCCGTCGTCGGTCCAGGCTCGATATTCGATCTCGGCAATCAACGTCGGTTGAACGAAGACGACCCCCTTTTTATCGACCGCAACCGGCGCGCGCCTGGTCTTCAGCGTGTCCAGCATCCGGCGCAGTTCGAGTGCATCTCTCTCTTTGAAGCCAGTTCCGACCGAACCGATATAGACGAACGCTCCGCCCTGATAGGCCGCGAGCAGGAGGCTGCCGATCCCGCCCCGCGCCGCGGTGGACGGCTCGTATCCGACAATCACAAAGCTGTCGCTCTGAATGCATTTGACCTTCAGCCAGTCGCCGAGCCGGCCTGATCGATAGGCACTGTCTCGGTGCTTGGCGATGATGCCTTCCAAGCCGTGTTCGCAGGCGGCCGCCAGAAGTGCCGCGCCATCGGCTTCTACTTCCTGCGAAACGCGGATCGCGCCTCCGCTTTCGCCGATCAGGTCTTCCAGCAGGTGACGGCGTCCGGACAACTCCATCTTCGTCAGGTCATGGCCATCGAAATACAACAGGTCGAATGCGTAAAGAATAGCATCCTCTGACGCTCGTCTGCCGCCGCGCCCGCCAAGTGAACGCTGCAGCGCCCCGAAGTCCGAGCGGCCCTCGACATCAAGGACGACGGCTTCCCCATCGAGGATGGCCGTCCCGACGCCGAGCTTGCGCGCAGCGGCTGCGATTGCCGGAAACCGGTCTGTCCAGTCGTGGCCGCCACGGGTGATGATCCGCACCGAGTTCGGCTCGATGTGAACGGCAACACGATAGCCGTCCCATTTGATCTCGTAGATCCAGTCCGGTCCCGACGGCGGCTTTGCTTTCAACAGCGCCAGGCACGGCTCGATGCGATCGGGCATCGGGTCGAACGGGAGCTGCGGTTGCGCCGGATCGCGGGCTTTAAGCGGTCGCGAGCGGATCGGAAGATCCGTCTCCCGCAAAAGCGGCTGGGATTTCTGGCGCGGCGGCTTTGTCATGGCCAGAGTTCAGCAGCAATTGCTTAAAATCGTGTGACATCGCTGGGAAATGGAAGGGAGGACGACGAGGGAGGGGGGAACAAGGTGAAGGAAACCGGTTCGCAAGGACGGTTCGACGGCTGCCGGTTCCCTCAATCGCGCCGGTCGCCGAGACCGGGCCAGCCTGCTTCGCAAGGCAGGTGTGCCCCGCTCGCGCGCAAGCCAGGTCTGCTCCGGCGCAATTGCAGCCGCCGCCCCGTCCTGCGGTTCGGGAGATGTCTTCGAGAAGAAGATGAGGAGGCAAGGACAATCCGTCCGCCCGAAACCGAAAGGTCATTCCCATGCAGTTGATTACAGCCGATCCGCGCAGCTTGAAAGACAATCCCGACCGGTCCCGTCAGTCGAAATCCTCGCCACAGTCCGACGCGCTGCTCTGCGCATCGATCCGGGCCATAGGCGTCGTGCAGCCACCGATCGTCAAACTCGATCCGGATGGCGGCAACAGCTACATCATCGTTTTCGGTCACCGCCGCGCGACACAGGCGATTGCAGCGGATCTCTTGGAAATCCCGCTGCTGCTAGCTGATCCCTCCGACGATCTCGGCGCCATGCAGTCCTTTGCGGAGAACATCGCCCGCGAACCGCTGAACCCTGTCGACCAGTGGCGCGCGATTGAACGACTGGTGGCTCTCGGATGGACCGAGGAGTCGATCGCCATGGCGCTGGCACTTCCGAGTCGGCAGATCAGAAAGCTGCGGCTGCTCGCCAACATCCTGCCCGCCATGCTCGACCAGATGGCGCGCGGCGATATGCCGAACGAACAGCAGCTGCGCACGATCGCCGCCGCCGGTCAGGACGACCAGGCAGAGGTCTGGAAGAAATACAAGCCGAAGAAGCAGGACCCGCAGGTGTCGTGGTGGGAGGTGGCTCGCGCACTGACCACGACCCGAATGCTCGCCAAGCACGCAAGCTTCGGCGACGAACTGGCACAGGCTTACGGCATTACCTGGGTCGAGGACCTGTTTGCACCCGCCGATGAAGACAGCCGCTATACCACTGATGTCGAGGCGTTTCTCGGGGCGCAGCAGGAGTGGCTTGCCAACAATCTGCCCAAGCGCGGTTCGGTTATAGAGGCCAACGAATACGGCCAGGCCAAGCTCCCGGCCAAGGCACAACAGGTCTACGGCAAGGCCGGAAAGGGCGACCTGACCGGTTGGTACATCAATGCGCGCGACGGGTCGGTCCAGTCGGTTGCCTACCGCATGCCCGAAGTGAAGAAGCCGAAGCTGGTCAGGGATGCCGATGGCGTCGAGACTGTCGTCGAGGAAGTCGAGGCGCCGAAATCGCGTCCCGATGTGACCCAGAAGGGTCTCGACATGATCGGCGATCTTCGCACCGACGCTCTGCACGAGGCGCTTGCCCGTGCGCCGATCGAGGACGATACGCTGATGGCTCTGCTCATTCTGGCCTTCACCGGCACGAATGTCACGGTCGCTAGCGGTGCGTCGGACAATCCCTACGGTCATGCGAAATGCGGTCCGCATGTTGCCCGGCTGATCGGCGAGGACGGCAAGCTGTCCTTCGATCGCGAGACGCTGGTGCAGGCTGCGCGCTTGGTGCTGATCGAAGTCCTGTCCCTCCGGCGCAATCGCTCCGATAGCGGCCTGATCGCCCGTATTGCCGGCGATGCGATCGGCGCTGATCATTTCCTGCCCAATATGGCCACGGAAGACTTCCTCTCATGCCTGTCGCGCAACGCGCTGGAAGCGACCGCAGAAACGGCGGGCGTGCCCGGCCGGATCAAGGTGAAGGATACCCGTGCGGCTCTGGTTGAGCATTTTGCCGAGGGAAAGCTGGTGCATCCGGCGGCGCTGCTTGCTCCATCCACTGATGACGTGCGGTCGTGGGTTGGACGCTACGTCAGCGCTGACAGCGGATTGGGGGATGCCCACGCCGATTCCGATCCGCTCAAAGATCAGCTTCTCGGTGGTGACCTCGTAGAGCATTTCGCCACCGAGGAAGAGGCTGGCGAGGGTTTCCGCGAGGCCGCCGAGTAGCACCAGGCAAACGAATTTGAACCGACGCCGCTGGCTGATGCCGGCGGCGTTTCTGTTTCTAGCAATCAGAAGGAGTTTGTCATGGCGGAGATCCATTATGACACGGCCACAGAAAAAGCGGTTCATGAGGCTGAACTAAGGGCATTGGACCGGCCGACGATACGAGCAGGAGCATCGACGCCATGGGGTACGGCGCAGGTCTCGCGGCGATATGCCGACGGCATCGTTCTGCATTCGACGGCCAGCCACGGCGGGTTTCATCTCGACGAAAGTGCCAACCCGGCCGTCCACGCTCTCTTCCGGAATGTCGGCGGATTTTATGAGGAGGATTGTGAACGGGCAAAGGTTGCCCATACCTTTCCGAAGCTGTTCACCGCCTATGAGTGGGGTCTGGCTGATCGCACACTTCGCGACTATCTCCCTGATGCCTATGAGCGCGTCATGGGCGTCACACTGGATGGCAGTCAGTCTCATACGCGAGCCCGACAGGAATTGGAAAGGCGGCATCGCAACGACTGGGTGGTCATCGCAGCCCTCAATTCCGATCACAAGCCCGGCTTTGTCGAGTGCATCGCGACGCTGGGCGGGATCCGCGGCGAGACGGGTGGACGGCGGTTTCTGGTTCCAGGCTCCGACTACGTGATCGGCCGCTATGGCTTTGTCATCGATCCAGTCAAGCACGAGCCATATGATGGTCCGTCCAGCTTCGTGACCTGGGCGGCGCGGCCATGACAGCCGAATCTCCTACCAACATCGACGGTCAGCGAAATCCGGTGATCGATGTCATCGCGTTTTATCGCAGGATCTGGGCACGGCAGCAGGATTGCCGGTCCCGGCGGGCGGAGCGGACAAGGCGTACGAAGGCGCGTTGGAAATGCAAGGCACGGCATGGCCTGCCCCAGATCATAGCACGCATATCAACGGAGCCGGGTGCGAGCGGAAAACCCGTCCAAGTCGGGGGAGCAGTGACACTTTGATCGAAGCGCGGACGCGGGCACGGGGCTGCCGGCTTGCACTGTAGTGTGCTGGGACCGAGATTTGTCAGTGCCCTGTGTGGGTGACGCGGCGTTGCCAAGGTCGGATCCCCATGGCGATTGCATCATGCTGTCGTGAACCAGATCGTCGGCCGGCACAGCACCTCGGGTTTGCTGCGGTCTGACATGGGCGCGTCCCGGTCAAAGGCCGCTGGCGCGCCGCGTTGCGGCAGGATCATCGCCTCGTCGCAGGGCAGGCCCGCGTCTGGCGCAGCCCGCTTGCGGCGGGCAGCACCATCCGCAAACCTTCCCCGCTCCTCTTAGCAATGCCCTGACCTTGGGCCGGGCCGCTGACGCCCATGTCCTTTTGCCCGCACCCGAGGGGCTGAGCCGGACGACAACCGGCACCCCGGGCTTCGCTAAAACATCGCTCAAAAGGATCCGATCATGGCACCGCTCAACCGCTCCACCCAGAAAAGCCGCCCCGCAAAATCCCAGCGCGCCACCTCACTCGAAATGGTCGGGCACGCCTGCCCCGATACAGCCCAGGCACTGCGCATCTCCGAAAGCTTCGGCCTTGCCCTCATCGACAGCGACGGGATCCGCGATCTCCACCGCGGCCAGTTGATCGAAAGCGCCGATGCCCTGAAGGACGGCCTCGCCGAAAAGGCCATGCAGATACACATGCAGCGCATCGTCGGATCCTTCGTCGGTTCCGCCTACGGCGCCGGGCAATTCTACAGCCGCGCGGTCACCGAGGCCCGCGACCTCACCACGAAGCTTTCCAACGATACCAGAGACGAGGACCTCGACGGCCCTGTCGGTTTCGACAGCCGCGCCCGGCGCAAGCGCGAGTTCGCAGCCGACATGGGCCTGCAGGCCCACGTGCTTCGCATGGCAGCCGAAGGCGCCGTCTCTGCCTACGAAGACATCACGGGCGAAACCTGGAAGCCTTACGAGCGCACGGTCGAACAGCCCGCCAACTCCGTCGACAGACAAGCCGCGACGGCCCAGATGTCAGCCTTCGAGTAGCCGAGCCGCGGGGCTTCGGCCCCGCTTTTCTCCAATGCCCGCAACGCCGTTGCGACGTGTTTCGGAACAAGAAAAAAGGGCCGACGGAAAACCGCGGCCCATAAAGTGTGAAGGTCATGGACCTCCAGAGGGGAACAGCTGCTGCGGCGGAACTGGGAGGAAGCCGCCATATGCATCAGCTGAAGTCAGTATGCCCGAATTTTCATCGCACTGCACCTGATTTTTGTGCAGTGCAGCTATGCGTGCGTGACTTAGATGGCTGCGATCCCCTCTCCGGCATTTCACGCTTCGACAGGCCGTTCAAGCCAACGCTACCAGGTGATCAAGGGTGACTTGTGTAGCCACTGATCCGTAGTGACTTGATCCAGCACGAAAGTCGCAACGTTCTCGCGCGAAATGGAGCCTCCGCGGAACTGGGTCAAATCCGTGAGCGTCTGGATCGTGGTGCGTCCTGACTTATTGTTGAGGATCGAAGGACGAACAATGGTCCAATTCAGATCGCTGCCCTTGATGATGTCCTCTTGACGGTTCTTGTCGGCATAGACCTTGCGCAGGAGCAGCGGGAAGATCAACTTGTCGAACAGAAACCCGCCATGGCCTGCACTATCGCCAGCGCCCATTCCGGTGACGGTGACGAGACGCGAGACGCGCTCTGCCTTCATGGCGCTGACAAACGCCCGGGTTGCGGTCGAGAGAAGGGTGACTTCACGAAACGGGCTTGCGGGTGTTCCAAGTGCGCTGATGACGGCATCGCGACCCTTGACGGCCCGGCGCAACACGTTCTCGTCACGTGCGTCTCCAACGATGATCTTCGCTCCCTTCATGCCCGCGGCCTTCTCCGGCGAGCGCACCAGAACGGTGACGTCATAGCCGCGGCTTACAGCCTGGCTGACGATATGGCGGCCGGTCGGCCCGGTGGCGCCGAGGACCAGGATCTTCGGTGCGGCGGCGAAATGTGTTTCAGTGATGGACATGGCTTCGGTCCTCTTGAAAGGCAGGGCGCCTCAAGAGGCCGCCTGTTAGATTTGTTGCTGATTGTTGCTGGCGGCGATCAGAGCCTGCCCTCTGCGAGCAGTTCGCGGGTCCGCTTCAGCGTTGACAGCAGGGCCGATTTGTAGCCCTTGTCGCTGTCAAACTGGGCTTGCTCAGCCTGTTCCTCGGGGCCATCATGCTCCTTGCCGCGCAGGCCGAGGTAGCAGTAGAACTTCAGCTGCAGTGCGCCGGCCTCATTCTCGAATACCTCGTTGATAATGGCGCCTTCGCGGGGGCCGGTGGCCTGGAAGAAGGTGACCTTGCTCTGGGGCTCGAGGGTAATGATCTCCCTGATGTGGAAGCCGGTGATGGTGGCTTCGCGCACGAAATGGACAGCGCTTTCCTCGACGACTTCGCAGCGGGTGCAGAGGCCGGGCGGGAGAAAGAGGCGCGCATCGCGCGCCTTCAGCTCCAGGCCCTTCCAGACCTGCTCCCGGGTGAGTTTTGTTCCGCCTTCCGGATTCACCGGAACGGTTGCGGTCGAATAGATCATGACGATTGTCCCTGTTTGAAATTGTAGGCGATTGCCTCAGGCAGCGGCCACGGCTTCCGAGGCGAAGTCGCGATAGGAGCGGAGCGGACGGCCGAGAAGCGTCGTCAGGCGCTCGACGTCGCCACCCTCTGGCAGCATTCCGTCGGTCAGGAAGCGCTCGCCCATCATGCGCATGTCGTAAGCCATCCACGGAGGCATGAATTGCTTGAGGTTCTGCTCGAAGGCTGCTGTATCGCCACCGCCATAATTGATTGGGCGAGCGAGTACGTCCGACCAGATGGCGGCGATGTCCGTTCCGGTCAGTGTGTCGGGGCCAACCAGGTTGATGCGGGTGAGCGGCAGCGGCTGTGCGGCTTGTTCACGACGCAGCAGCTCAAGGGCGGCAATCTCCGCGATATCGCGAACGTCGATCATGGCAAG from Rhizobium sp. CIAT894 harbors:
- a CDS encoding SRPBCC family protein, with translation MIYSTATVPVNPEGGTKLTREQVWKGLELKARDARLFLPPGLCTRCEVVEESAVHFVREATITGFHIREIITLEPQSKVTFFQATGPREGAIINEVFENEAGALQLKFYCYLGLRGKEHDGPEEQAEQAQFDSDKGYKSALLSTLKRTRELLAEGRL
- the ligD gene encoding non-homologous end-joining DNA ligase; the protein is MTKPPRQKSQPLLRETDLPIRSRPLKARDPAQPQLPFDPMPDRIEPCLALLKAKPPSGPDWIYEIKWDGYRVAVHIEPNSVRIITRGGHDWTDRFPAIAAAARKLGVGTAILDGEAVVLDVEGRSDFGALQRSLGGRGGRRASEDAILYAFDLLYFDGHDLTKMELSGRRHLLEDLIGESGGAIRVSQEVEADGAALLAAACEHGLEGIIAKHRDSAYRSGRLGDWLKVKCIQSDSFVIVGYEPSTAARGGIGSLLLAAYQGGAFVYIGSVGTGFKERDALELRRMLDTLKTRRAPVAVDKKGVVFVQPTLIAEIEYRAWTDDGKLRHASYKGLRELQDNAAIYKLGV
- a CDS encoding ParB/RepB/Spo0J family partition protein, which translates into the protein MQLITADPRSLKDNPDRSRQSKSSPQSDALLCASIRAIGVVQPPIVKLDPDGGNSYIIVFGHRRATQAIAADLLEIPLLLADPSDDLGAMQSFAENIAREPLNPVDQWRAIERLVALGWTEESIAMALALPSRQIRKLRLLANILPAMLDQMARGDMPNEQQLRTIAAAGQDDQAEVWKKYKPKKQDPQVSWWEVARALTTTRMLAKHASFGDELAQAYGITWVEDLFAPADEDSRYTTDVEAFLGAQQEWLANNLPKRGSVIEANEYGQAKLPAKAQQVYGKAGKGDLTGWYINARDGSVQSVAYRMPEVKKPKLVRDADGVETVVEEVEAPKSRPDVTQKGLDMIGDLRTDALHEALARAPIEDDTLMALLILAFTGTNVTVASGASDNPYGHAKCGPHVARLIGEDGKLSFDRETLVQAARLVLIEVLSLRRNRSDSGLIARIAGDAIGADHFLPNMATEDFLSCLSRNALEATAETAGVPGRIKVKDTRAALVEHFAEGKLVHPAALLAPSTDDVRSWVGRYVSADSGLGDAHADSDPLKDQLLGGDLVEHFATEEEAGEGFREAAE
- a CDS encoding helicase-related protein produces the protein MAHDDPFTIDLFGTTAPASGFDLGVPGFAADFGTDIDIDPQPSTPAPAAAVRKEPKPTPQIRTKVNFSLQSSRGLGKTWRDRAHDNISAIVLANELERQGLPARPDQQARLIKFTGFGASDLANGIFRRPGDDAFRKGWEELGGNLERAVAAGDYASLARCTQYAHFTPEFIVRAIWAGLVRMGFKGGLILEPGIGTGMFPALMPEALSTVSHVTGVELDPVTARIVRLLQPRAKIITGDFSRTDLPAQFDLAIGNPPFSDRTVRSDPAFRSIGFRLHDYFIAKSIDRLKPGGLAAFVTSSGTMDKVDARAREYIAGMADLIGAIRLPEGSFRADAGTDVVIDILFFQKRRADETAGNDSWLDLGDVGLEGEGGSVRINRWFVDRPEMVLGRHAITSGPFGETYACLPTCDDLDEVLNSAITQLPADIYDGDVTAIDFELEDEVAGASAERSDDPRVREGSYFIGKATALMQVVDGIAVPVEVRKGRRTDGIFAKHALIIRKLIPIRDAVRLILKFQERDQPWQKAQVALRIAWSSFVREFGPINFTSVSTSEDQETGEVREVHRRPNLAPFLDDPDCWLVASIEDYDLETNAAKPGPIFTERVIAPPPAPVITSASDALAVVLNERGHVDPDHIAELLHRDVEDVLGELGEAIFRDPSDGSWQTANAYLSGAVRSKLTVARAAADLDPTFAGNVAALERVQPPDLRPSDITARLGAPWIPVDDVVAFVKQTMDADISIHHLPELATWTVNARQLEWSAAGTTEWGTHRRHAGQLLSDALNSSVPQIFDTVRDGETERRVLNTVETEAAKEKLAKIKTAFQSWIWSDPDRTDRLARVYNDTFNNIVPRAFNGDHLQLPGASGAFSLYGHQKRGIWRIISAGATYLAHAVGAGKTLTMAAAIMEQRRLGLIAKAMLVVPGHCLAQAAREFLALYPNARILVADETNFVREKRHRFLSRAATANWDAIIITHSAFRFISVPSAFEAQMIQDELELYEELLTKVERDDRLSRKRIERMKEGHKERLEALATRKDDLLTISELGIDQIIVDEAQEFRKLSFATNMSTLRGIDPNGSQRTWDLFVKSRFIESKNPRRALVLASGTPITNTLGEMFSVQRMMDPAALSERGLHEFDAWASTFGDTSTELELQPSGKYKPVTRFSQFVNVPELIAMFRSFADVVLPVDLRTYVKVPDVSGGKRQIVTAEPTAAFKSYQKQLDARIKAIEMRDGPAKPGDDILLSVITDGRHAAIDLRLVDQAMGNEAVNKLNALVQNTHRIWQETGEAEYRRKDGKPFDRPGAGQLIFSDLGTINVEATRGFSAYRWIRDELVRLGVPASEIAFMQDYKKSDAKQRLFNDFNAGKVRVLIGSSETMGTGVNVQARLRALHHLDVPWLPSQIEQREGRIIRQGNQHDEVDVFAYATLGSLDATMWQNNERKARFIAAALSGDTSVRRLEDMGEGQANQFAMAKAIASGDERLMQKAGLEAEIARLDRLRAAHIDDQHAIRRQIRDAERDIEFSSRRIGDVGKDIDRLAPTAGDAFVMQVGSAEFDERKLAGRGLMKEILTLVQLQQEKEMIIATIGGFELAYHGERFGHDGYRYDTLLQRTGGDYEIALAVTTTPIGAISRLEHALGGFEQEQESHRIRLADAKRRLASYTPRLGESFSFEAELELKLSQLDEIERDLAATADEPEEDRQEAA
- a CDS encoding SDR family oxidoreductase, producing MSITETHFAAAPKILVLGATGPTGRHIVSQAVSRGYDVTVLVRSPEKAAGMKGAKIIVGDARDENVLRRAVKGRDAVISALGTPASPFREVTLLSTATRAFVSAMKAERVSRLVTVTGMGAGDSAGHGGFLFDKLIFPLLLRKVYADKNRQEDIIKGSDLNWTIVRPSILNNKSGRTTIQTLTDLTQFRGGSISRENVATFVLDQVTTDQWLHKSPLITW